The Chitinispirillales bacterium genome contains the following window.
ATCGGACCACTCTTTATATTTCGAATTAAGGCGAATTTCCAAGGGAAAGGTACAAACCGCAAAGACCATAATTACAGAAATTATCATAATATTTTTCATACTTTAATCCAATTTAAAGTTTCTGCCCAAATAAATCTTTTTTGCATTTTCATCCTGCGCCAAATCGTTCGCACTACCATGAATTAAAACTTTGCCTTCCGCCATAATATACGCTCTATCCGTAGTGCGAAGCGTTTCGCGAACGCTGTGGTCGGTAATCAAAATTCCGTAGCCTTTTTCTTTTAGTTCGTAAACTACCGATTGAATATCTTCAATTGCAATAGGATCAACACCTGCAAACGGCTCGTCCAAAAGAATAAAATCCGGTTCGATAGCTAAAGTTCTGGCTATTTCCACACGCCGCCTTTCACCGCCGGAAAGCATATATCCTTGACTTTTATATAAATGTGAAACCCGTAATTCTTCAAGCAGTTGTTCCGTTTTTTCTTTGCGGCGTTTTCGCGGAATTCTTGTCTGTTCCAAAACTCCCATAATGTTTTCTGCAACGCTCAACCTTCTAAAAACCGAAGCTTCCTGAGGCAAATACCCGATTCCCAATCTAGCCCGTTTGTACATCGGCATTTTTGTTATTTCTTTATTGTCCAAAAAAATTTTTCCGCCGTTGGGGCGAACCATACCGACGATCATATAAAACGTAGTCGTTTTTCCAGCTCCGTTAGGACCGAGAAGTCCGACAATTTCACCTTGATTTACAACGAGAGACGTCTTATTTACAACGACTTTATTCCCATAAATTTTTAGTAAATCGTTAGTTTGTATAATTCTTTTTTCATGCTTAACCAATCTATCC
Protein-coding sequences here:
- the lptB gene encoding LPS export ABC transporter ATP-binding protein, with protein sequence MKKKTVRMETDRLVKHEKRIIQTNDLLKIYGNKVVVNKTSLVVNQGEIVGLLGPNGAGKTTTFYMIVGMVRPNGGKIFLDNKEITKMPMYKRARLGIGYLPQEASVFRRLSVAENIMGVLEQTRIPRKRRKEKTEQLLEELRVSHLYKSQGYMLSGGERRRVEIARTLAIEPDFILLDEPFAGVDPIAIEDIQSVVYELKEKGYGILITDHSVRETLRTTDRAYIMAEGKVLIHGSANDLAQDENAKKIYLGRNFKLD